The Fusarium oxysporum f. sp. lycopersici 4287 chromosome 1, whole genome shotgun sequence DNA segment TTAGACTCTGTATAAATGCTCATCTATTGACTCGTCTGGACGTTATCACATCCCAATACAATGACTCGCTAGAGACATCAAACTTGAGAGGGAAAGTTTGAAAGTAGGGACATGAAAGAAGCATCAGAGCCAGGATTGATCTTGACTAGCAAATTGCTCAGGTATGAGGATGGCTGACTTGAGAGTGCTGGAGTTTGATGCCATGATCTTCGTACTATGAGCCTTCGGGCGTGGGTGGTTACACATTGTGCGGATGACGGATCCTCAAAAGGGTTTGGCCAAACTGACATGACGAATCTGTCCCAGATCTCTGGTTTAGGTTACTATTAGACATATTAGACATAAAGCCTATATCACGAAGGACTCAGATGTATGAATGTAGTTTATTGCTCCACTGGATCAACCATCCAGACGGGAGTTGCTAAATCACGATAACAATGCTACCCAAACTCCATCCCGAGCAGTCTATTCTACTCAGAACACTCTACGTGAGGCTGTCTGCTTAGCAGCATCCCTCATCGCAGGCGCAGAGACCACAGCAGATCTCACAGCCAGCCTCCTCACCACCACGCATGGTCATATCAGGCTGAGGCTCAGCGCTCTTCGTGCGTGTTAGTCTGTGAAGCGTGGAGCCTTGCGTACGATACAACTTACAGGCTGCTGTGTGACGATGTCTCCGTTATCAGAGGTCATGGGGGCTTGCTGAGTGGGTTCCATGGCGGCGGGCATCTTGGATGACTGATGGAGATCGAGTGATGGATCTGGATAAGAAGGGGCAAGGTGGTGGATGATGAAGTAGAGTTGTTTGTTTAGTGCTGTGTGTTGTATTATAGCAAGTCTGCAATCCCACAGCTAGGAACGAGCTCTTAAGTACCTTCAGCCAACTGAGAGGCCTCTCTCTTCACTGAAACTCAGCCACTCCGTTCCAGCAGCTCCTGTCTTTGTCTACATTCTTGATTGGCCTCACCGTATGGTTCCTGTTAATTCAGCTCTGACCAGAGACTCCTGTGACGTACGCTTGAGATGCCGAGTAGCCGTCCAGGCCTGAGATATTGTCTGCGGGAGCAGCCGTAGGGAGAGTGTTCTGGCCAGGGTCCATACTATTAAGGATACTTTGTATAAGACGTACGGCAAACCTACGCCGAGTATGGTTTCGTCCAGGCACGTAATTCGCCAATGATAGGGTCCAAAGCCGTCAGCAAGCCATTAACCGGCACGGTCACTGCCGAAAGATGCGGTGCCGAACTTCCGGAACGCCCGCATTCCACATTTATGCAAGCCTCAAAAGCTTGAATAGGCAATACGACAAACAGGGATAATAAGAGAGACGCAGACAACACCACGCAAGTCATAAGCCACCGAGGGTCCGAGGCAGAGGACAACAGATAAGAATAGGTACATGGATGCATTATGCTATCTTCAGACCACTAATAAATAAGGTGTGATAGCTAAAATAAAATGTAAAGGGTGAAACGAATAACCAAAACCACAAGCTTAAGGTAATGGTTTCAGA contains these protein-coding regions:
- a CDS encoding hypothetical protein (At least one base has a quality score < 10); this encodes MPAAMEPTQQAPMTSDNGDIVTQQPSAEPQPDMTMRGGEEAGCEICCGLCACDEGCC